Proteins from a genomic interval of Nitrospirota bacterium:
- a CDS encoding PAS domain S-box protein: MRNDEDRTIEELKKELRALRSKIAELESSGRGSLHQGCLNGLPSAIVIKDLEGRYLFVNKSFERLMAADAKDLIGKTAEALFPAEYAARINVDDKQVRETRGRVTGELSLPFQGKLHNFTLLKFPLFDESGGVSAVCGIYQDVTGQKQAEAAVREREAEYHELAESLSDPYCALDNELRYTYWNGACETVSGIAAKDALGKTFTELFPGPAHASVERLYRAVLRTGKRQSLVTQEKGEGRSRFYEITAYPSRHGLSVFSRDISNRMLAEESLREAHRRFHDLLAHVTLIAVILDADGNITFCNDFLLSLTGWKVEEVMAKNWSEVFMPDTPAAFPVPRDPRHDQVPAHFEHPIRTKSGEQLMIRWNNTLLYDLQGAVTGFASIGEDITERKRAEELLQMSEQRFRMVFERAAFGMVVTDKSRRIVSCNPAFQRMLGYSRDELTGKSVSEISVPDDDAENIRLLNAALEQGQEHFGMEKRYLRKDGTVMQGMLTVSVIRQGSGESWILGFVEDITERKRLGQELLKLQKLESIGILAGGIAHDFNNLLTAILGNVTLAKMRVPADIKVSRLLTSAEDACAQAKDLSYRLLTFSKGGEPLMQALSVPRLLNEAVALALRDSGVKAEFELPSALPALHADESQLKQVIMNIVTNAAESMPGGGIVRVSATSTVLGAAEAVQVKPGSYLRISIIDHGEGISSGNLPKIFDPYFTTREFGSRRGRGLGLAICHSIVRKHQGMITVDSEAGKGTSVHVLLPLAAPHAEAARLPQEKPATGRERKRILVMDDEERVRTIVKEMLEYLDYEVECAGEGGEAVERYRLARDRGRPFEFVLLDLTVPVGAGGLEAVRRLQQIDPAVCAVVSSGYADDPILRNFRTYGFSAAIAKPYDLIQLKEALRALWQ, encoded by the coding sequence ATGAGAAACGACGAAGACCGCACCATTGAGGAACTCAAGAAGGAGCTGCGGGCGCTCCGCAGCAAGATCGCGGAGCTCGAATCCTCCGGCCGCGGGAGCCTGCACCAGGGCTGTCTCAATGGGCTGCCTTCGGCGATCGTGATCAAGGACCTCGAGGGAAGATACCTGTTTGTGAACAAGTCTTTCGAGCGGCTTATGGCCGCCGACGCAAAGGACCTCATCGGGAAGACGGCGGAGGCGCTGTTCCCCGCGGAGTATGCCGCCCGCATCAACGTGGACGATAAGCAGGTGCGGGAGACCAGAGGCAGGGTCACCGGTGAACTGTCCCTCCCGTTCCAGGGAAAACTTCACAACTTCACCCTGCTCAAGTTTCCCCTCTTCGACGAGAGCGGCGGCGTTTCCGCCGTCTGCGGGATATACCAGGACGTGACCGGCCAAAAGCAGGCCGAGGCCGCGGTGCGCGAGCGCGAGGCTGAATACCATGAGCTGGCAGAGAGCCTGAGCGACCCCTACTGCGCCCTTGACAACGAGCTCCGCTATACCTACTGGAACGGCGCCTGCGAGACCGTGAGCGGCATCGCCGCGAAGGATGCCCTGGGAAAGACCTTCACGGAGCTGTTCCCGGGGCCCGCGCATGCTTCTGTCGAGCGGCTCTACCGCGCGGTCCTCAGGACCGGAAAACGGCAGTCCCTCGTGACCCAGGAGAAGGGGGAAGGCCGCAGCCGCTTCTACGAGATCACAGCCTACCCTTCCCGCCACGGTCTGTCCGTGTTCAGCCGTGACATCTCGAACAGGATGCTGGCCGAAGAGTCCCTCCGGGAGGCGCACCGCCGGTTCCACGATCTGCTCGCGCATGTCACCCTCATCGCCGTGATCCTGGATGCGGACGGCAACATCACCTTCTGCAACGACTTCCTGCTGTCGCTCACGGGATGGAAGGTCGAGGAGGTGATGGCGAAGAACTGGTCCGAGGTGTTCATGCCGGACACGCCCGCCGCGTTCCCGGTCCCGCGTGATCCCCGTCATGACCAGGTTCCCGCTCATTTCGAACACCCGATCCGGACGAAAAGCGGCGAACAGCTGATGATCCGCTGGAACAATACTCTTCTGTACGACCTGCAGGGAGCGGTGACCGGGTTTGCGAGCATCGGGGAGGACATCACCGAGCGCAAGCGGGCGGAGGAGCTCCTGCAGATGAGCGAGCAGCGCTTCCGGATGGTCTTTGAACGGGCCGCCTTCGGCATGGTCGTGACGGACAAGTCCAGGCGCATCGTGAGCTGCAATCCGGCCTTTCAGCGCATGCTCGGTTATTCCCGGGATGAGCTCACGGGAAAGAGCGTGTCCGAGATCAGCGTTCCCGATGACGACGCGGAAAATATCCGCCTGCTGAACGCCGCGCTGGAACAGGGGCAGGAGCACTTCGGCATGGAAAAACGGTATCTCAGAAAAGACGGTACCGTGATGCAGGGCATGCTGACGGTGTCCGTGATCCGCCAGGGCTCCGGAGAATCGTGGATCCTCGGCTTCGTGGAGGACATCACCGAACGCAAACGGCTGGGCCAGGAACTGCTGAAGCTGCAGAAGCTCGAGTCGATCGGGATCCTCGCGGGCGGCATCGCCCACGACTTCAATAATCTCCTGACCGCGATCCTGGGCAATGTCACCCTGGCGAAGATGAGAGTTCCCGCCGATATCAAGGTGTCCCGCCTGCTGACCAGCGCCGAGGATGCCTGTGCCCAGGCAAAGGACCTGAGCTACCGGCTGCTCACGTTCTCGAAGGGCGGCGAGCCGCTCATGCAGGCCCTGTCCGTGCCGCGGCTCCTGAACGAGGCCGTTGCGCTCGCGCTCCGGGACTCGGGTGTCAAGGCGGAATTCGAGCTGCCTTCCGCGCTCCCTGCGCTCCATGCCGACGAAAGCCAGCTGAAGCAGGTGATCATGAATATCGTGACGAATGCCGCCGAGTCCATGCCGGGCGGCGGCATTGTCCGCGTCTCCGCAACCAGCACGGTCCTGGGCGCGGCCGAAGCGGTGCAGGTCAAGCCGGGGTCGTACCTGAGGATCTCGATCATTGACCACGGAGAGGGCATATCATCCGGGAACCTGCCGAAGATCTTCGATCCCTATTTCACGACCAGGGAATTCGGGAGCCGCCGGGGGCGCGGCCTCGGCCTTGCCATCTGCCATTCCATCGTGCGCAAGCACCAGGGAATGATCACCGTGGACTCCGAAGCGGGAAAGGGCACTTCCGTCCATGTTCTTCTTCCCCTCGCAGCGCCGCATGCGGAAGCGGCCCGCCTGCCGCAGGAAAAGCCGGCAACAGGGAGGGAGCGAAAACGGATCCTCGTGATGGACGACGAAGAACGGGTACGGACCATCGTGAAGGAAATGCTGGAATATCTCGACTACGAGGTGGAATGCGCCGGGGAGGGAGGCGAGGCCGTAGAACGATACCGGCTGGCCCGCGACCGGGGCAGGCCTTTTGAATTCGTTCTGCTCGATCTGACCGTACCCGTCGGCGCAGGAGGCCTCGAAGCGGTCAGGAGGCTGCAGCAGATCGACCCGGCCGTGTGCGCGGTGGTATCGAGCGGATATGCCGATGATCCCATCCTCAGAAACTTCCGGACCTACGGGTTCAGCGCGGCCATCGCGAAGCCCTATGACCTCATTCAGCTCAAGGAGGCGCTCCGCGCCCTCTGGCAGTAG